In Sphingobacteriaceae bacterium, the following proteins share a genomic window:
- a CDS encoding guanylate kinase, with protein sequence MHSGKMIIFSAPSGSGKTTLVRHILKTFPEHIAFSISATSRPKRGVEENGKDYHYLSVEEFKQKVANNEFLEWEEVYAGTHYGTLRSAVQEIWSTGKAVIFDIDVEGGLNLKNQFKQNALGVFVMPPSIKILEERLHSRSTDNKESIARRIAKAEKELKTAELFDVFILNEILSEACTKAEDLVREFLGI encoded by the coding sequence ATGCATAGTGGCAAAATGATCATATTTTCGGCACCGTCCGGCTCAGGCAAAACAACTCTTGTTCGCCATATTCTTAAAACCTTTCCTGAACATATAGCGTTTTCTATTTCCGCTACAAGCCGTCCAAAACGTGGTGTAGAAGAGAATGGAAAAGATTACCATTACTTGAGTGTAGAGGAATTCAAACAAAAGGTGGCCAATAATGAGTTTCTCGAGTGGGAAGAGGTTTATGCGGGAACGCACTATGGAACCTTAAGATCTGCTGTGCAGGAAATATGGTCTACAGGTAAAGCAGTGATTTTCGATATAGATGTGGAAGGTGGACTGAACCTGAAAAATCAATTTAAACAAAATGCGCTTGGTGTTTTTGTGATGCCTCCCAGCATAAAAATTTTGGAAGAACGTTTGCATTCCCGAAGTACTGATAATAAAGAAAGCATAGCGCGCCGTATTGCCAAAGCCGAAAAAGAATTAAAAACAGCAGAGTTATTTGACGTTTTTATATTAAATGAGATTTTGTCAGAAGCCTGCACAAAAGCGGAGGATTTAGTGAGGGAGTTTTTGGGGATATAG
- the folB gene encoding dihydroneopterin aldolase, whose protein sequence is MTHAINLEGIKLYGFHGCLEEEAKIGGNYIVDVYMTTDFSHAAKTDDLNETIDYCTVYEICKAEMAIRSKLIEQVCERIYKKISSTFPPLQTLHVRVTKLVPPMNGDVEKVSVEIKD, encoded by the coding sequence ATGACTCACGCAATAAATTTAGAAGGAATTAAATTATACGGATTTCACGGATGTCTTGAAGAGGAGGCTAAAATTGGTGGAAATTACATTGTAGATGTTTACATGACCACCGATTTTTCACATGCTGCTAAAACAGATGATCTTAACGAAACCATAGACTATTGCACCGTTTACGAAATTTGCAAAGCCGAAATGGCAATAAGAAGCAAATTAATTGAACAGGTTTGCGAACGCATCTATAAAAAAATAAGCTCCACTTTTCCTCCGCTTCAAACTCTGCACGTGCGGGTTACAAAGCTCGTTCCCCCTATGAATGGGGATGTTGAAAAAGTTAGCGTAGAAATTAAAGATTAA
- a CDS encoding ATP-binding protein, whose amino-acid sequence MIPTKYQTLKINSNTQSLRLVERLIEDVCQVYGVNEDCYGNMLIAVTEAVNNAIHHGNQDDPDKVVRIGFESDNAKLTFSITDEGPGFDYTNLPDPTDPANIDKISGRGVFLMQNLSDSIAFEQNGKRVLLGFNA is encoded by the coding sequence ATGATACCAACTAAATACCAAACTTTAAAAATAAACTCAAATACCCAGAGCCTGAGGTTGGTTGAGCGTTTGATTGAAGATGTTTGCCAGGTATATGGTGTAAATGAAGATTGTTATGGTAATATGCTTATAGCTGTTACAGAAGCCGTAAATAATGCGATTCATCATGGCAACCAGGATGATCCGGATAAAGTTGTACGCATAGGTTTTGAATCTGACAATGCGAAATTAACTTTTTCAATAACAGATGAAGGTCCAGGTTTCGATTATACGAATTTACCTGATCCTACAGATCCTGCTAATATTGATAAAATAAGTGGAAGAGGGGTTTTTTTAATGCAAAATCTTTCCGATTCTATTGCTTTTGAACAAAACGGAAAAAGAGTTTTGCTGGGCTTTAATGCTTAA
- a CDS encoding 1-aminocyclopropane-1-carboxylate deaminase: MISYNPIIQTLTVDSTLHLDVLRLDVLHEHISGNKWFKLKRNLDEARVKKLETILTFGGAFSNHIAATAAACKELKFKSIGIIRGEEKDICNPTLKQARENGMQLHFVSRELYAQKEELFFQKYVEDNFGDCHIIPEGGNNVQGLLGCKEILKAEWHYDYIFCACGTGTTFAGILSSKKPGQVVVGISVLKGENKMTKDVERLLRSSEVLSNKRIRGNEILEKNILDEDCILNTYAFKGYAKYEQHLADFKTMFESVNNFKLDHVYTTKLFFAVFDLLAKEKLRQNSKVLLIHSGGLQGNKGFEERYHLIPSL; encoded by the coding sequence TTGATCTCTTATAATCCGATAATTCAAACACTTACAGTTGATAGTACATTGCACCTGGATGTACTGCGGTTAGACGTTTTGCACGAACATATCAGTGGCAACAAATGGTTTAAACTGAAGCGCAACCTGGATGAAGCCAGGGTAAAAAAACTTGAAACAATTCTAACTTTTGGAGGTGCCTTTTCAAATCATATAGCTGCTACTGCGGCTGCCTGTAAAGAACTTAAATTTAAAAGTATTGGTATAATCAGGGGGGAAGAAAAAGACATTTGTAATCCGACTTTAAAGCAAGCCCGGGAAAACGGTATGCAGCTTCATTTTGTAAGTCGCGAGTTGTATGCCCAAAAGGAAGAATTATTTTTTCAAAAATACGTAGAAGATAATTTTGGAGATTGCCACATTATTCCCGAAGGTGGTAATAATGTGCAAGGTTTACTGGGGTGTAAGGAAATTCTAAAAGCAGAATGGCATTACGATTACATTTTTTGTGCCTGTGGAACGGGAACTACTTTCGCCGGAATACTAAGTTCAAAAAAACCCGGTCAGGTGGTAGTGGGCATAAGCGTTTTAAAAGGCGAAAATAAAATGACAAAGGATGTGGAAAGACTCTTGCGGTCATCCGAAGTCTTGAGTAATAAACGAATCAGGGGCAACGAGATATTGGAAAAAAATATTCTTGATGAAGATTGTATTTTAAATACCTATGCGTTTAAAGGTTATGCAAAGTACGAGCAGCATTTGGCTGACTTTAAAACTATGTTTGAGTCGGTAAATAACTTTAAGCTCGACCACGTTTACACTACCAAATTATTTTTCGCAGTTTTTGATCTCCTGGCGAAAGAAAAACTAAGACAAAACTCTAAAGTATTACTTATTCATAGCGGTGGACTACAAGGCAACAAAGGTTTTGAAGAACGTTACCATTTAATACCCAGCCTATAA
- the thiL gene encoding thiamine-phosphate kinase, with product MDFDNTERTELSELGEFGLIKHLTQYIELNQSSTIKGVGDDAAIIDNTDLQTVITTDMLVEGVHFDLTYVPLKHLGYKSVVVNLSDIYAMNAEPRQLVVSIALSSRFSLEAIEELYAGMLMACKKYGVDLVGGDTTSSLSGLVINITAIGAAKKEDIVYRDGAKESNLLCVSGDLGGAYMGLQILEREKAVYKENPKLQPDLEGKDYILERQLKPEARKDIIELLKSLNIKPTSMIDISDGLSSEILHLCSQSKVGVELYEEKIPIDPLTFDTAREFNLDPTVCVLSGGEDYELLFTVDIADYDKIKNSMDITIIGHMTSEAKGLLMVAKAGTVHELKAQGWNPLLK from the coding sequence ATGGATTTTGATAATACAGAACGCACCGAACTTTCAGAACTTGGAGAATTCGGTTTAATAAAACATTTAACACAATACATCGAATTAAACCAAAGCTCTACCATTAAAGGGGTTGGTGACGATGCCGCCATAATTGATAATACAGATCTGCAAACCGTTATTACAACCGACATGCTTGTAGAAGGTGTGCACTTTGATTTAACCTATGTGCCTTTAAAACATCTGGGTTACAAAAGTGTAGTGGTAAATCTCAGCGATATTTACGCTATGAACGCAGAGCCACGACAGCTTGTGGTATCTATAGCTCTGTCTAGTCGTTTTAGTCTGGAAGCCATTGAAGAACTTTATGCAGGCATGTTAATGGCCTGTAAAAAATACGGTGTGGATTTGGTTGGTGGCGATACCACTTCGAGTTTAAGCGGCCTTGTTATTAATATCACTGCAATTGGTGCGGCTAAAAAAGAAGATATCGTTTACAGGGATGGTGCTAAGGAAAGCAATCTTTTGTGTGTGAGTGGTGATTTGGGCGGAGCTTACATGGGACTTCAGATCTTGGAAAGAGAAAAAGCGGTTTACAAAGAAAATCCAAAATTACAACCTGATCTCGAAGGCAAGGATTATATTTTAGAGCGACAGTTAAAACCTGAAGCAAGAAAAGATATTATTGAATTATTGAAAAGTCTCAATATAAAACCAACTTCGATGATTGACATCAGTGATGGCTTATCTTCAGAGATTCTTCATCTTTGCTCTCAGTCAAAAGTTGGCGTGGAGTTATACGAAGAAAAAATTCCTATTGATCCATTAACCTTTGATACAGCCCGCGAATTTAATTTAGATCCAACCGTGTGTGTATTAAGTGGCGGTGAAGATTACGAATTACTTTTCACAGTAGATATCGCAGACTACGACAAAATAAAAAACTCGATGGACATAACCATTATTGGACATATGACTAGCGAAGCGAAAGGTTTGTTAATGGTTGCAAAAGCAGGAACTGTGCATGAGTTAAAGGCTCAGGGCTGGAATCCTTTATTGAAATAG
- a CDS encoding 4a-hydroxytetrahydrobiopterin dehydratase, producing the protein MRPSLYSASEIQDNFHWLKNWELAGNSLYKEFKFKDFISAFGFMSQVALYAEKLNHHPDWKNVYNTVSITLSTHDAGGLTKLDFELAKLIDKIS; encoded by the coding sequence ATGAGACCAAGCTTATATAGTGCTTCCGAAATACAAGACAATTTTCACTGGCTAAAAAACTGGGAATTAGCAGGCAATTCACTTTACAAAGAATTTAAATTCAAGGATTTTATTTCTGCTTTTGGATTTATGAGTCAGGTGGCTTTATACGCCGAAAAACTGAATCACCACCCCGACTGGAAAAACGTTTACAATACAGTGTCCATCACCTTAAGCACACATGATGCCGGTGGCCTTACTAAACTTGATTTTGAACTGGCAAAACTTATAGATAAAATTTCATAA